In one window of Verrucomicrobiota bacterium DNA:
- a CDS encoding class I SAM-dependent methyltransferase, with product MATNRQKSVSYACRKLVALTCNLLRISRANPSGLRHVLGVALSGSSDVIDADADVRSLPEITVAALLGDQPSVRAVVEVFNDGGAAISGLECVALSALMVANRCRRVFEFGTYKGISTTQLALNLAPGGTVFTIDLPEGDSRYRLDISSPAEQRLTKEAGKGRLVPEDLLARVTFLRMDSAEFDPAPFLESIDLAFVDGAHSYDYVKNDSLKAWQMLRPGGWIVWHDCNPRHGDVVRFLKNFPCPVNRVAGTDLALSRKPESK from the coding sequence ATGGCAACGAATCGTCAGAAATCAGTCAGCTACGCCTGCCGAAAGTTGGTCGCACTCACTTGCAATCTGCTCAGGATCAGTCGAGCCAATCCATCCGGACTGCGTCACGTGCTCGGGGTAGCGCTTTCCGGGAGCAGCGACGTGATCGACGCGGACGCCGATGTGCGGTCGCTTCCGGAAATCACGGTGGCCGCGCTGCTTGGGGACCAGCCCTCGGTTCGCGCCGTGGTCGAGGTGTTCAACGACGGCGGAGCCGCCATCTCCGGGTTGGAGTGCGTCGCCCTCTCGGCTTTGATGGTTGCAAACCGGTGCCGCCGAGTGTTCGAGTTCGGAACTTACAAAGGCATCTCCACTACCCAGCTCGCCCTGAACCTGGCGCCGGGGGGAACGGTTTTCACCATCGATCTGCCCGAAGGCGATTCCCGCTACCGCCTCGACATTTCTTCACCGGCAGAGCAGAGATTGACCAAGGAAGCGGGTAAAGGGCGGCTGGTCCCGGAGGATCTTCTGGCCAGGGTGACGTTCCTGCGGATGGATTCCGCAGAGTTTGATCCTGCACCCTTTCTCGAATCGATTGACCTGGCCTTCGTGGATGGCGCGCATAGTTACGACTACGTGAAGAACGATTCGCTGAAGGCATGGCAGATGTTGCGTCCGGGAGGCTGGATCGTCTGGCACGATTGCAACCCGCGGCATGGCGACGTGGTTAGGTTTCTGAAGAATTTTCCGTGTCCGGTAAACCGGGTGGCCGGTACCGATCTGGCGTTGAGCCGAAAGCCTGAATCGAAATAG